A single region of the Bacteroides luhongzhouii genome encodes:
- a CDS encoding GNAT family N-acetyltransferase produces the protein MPLKLTTYYHGKDIPELPGKNTFHSKELFQIYEATPGYTPLLIVATEDGRPVARLLAAIRKAKKWLPSSLVKHCVVYSEGEFLDESLSANKEKAEEVFGDMLEHLTQEASRSCVLIEFRNLNNSMFGYRVFRANDYFPVNWLRVRNSLHSMKKTEDRFSPSRIRQIKKGLKNGAKVEEAHTVEEIHNFSRMLHKVYSSRIRRYFPANDFFRHMNNMLIKGQQAKIFVVKYKEKIIGGSVCIYSGDDAYLWFSGGMRKTYALQYPGILAVWKALEDARQRGFRHMEFMDVGLPFRKHGYRDFVLRFGGKQSSTRRWFRVNWNWLNKLLVKFYV, from the coding sequence ATGCCACTTAAACTAACAACATATTATCATGGGAAGGACATTCCTGAATTGCCGGGAAAAAACACCTTCCATTCCAAAGAGTTATTTCAGATTTATGAAGCAACTCCAGGGTATACTCCTTTATTAATAGTGGCAACAGAAGACGGCAGACCTGTGGCACGCCTGCTTGCCGCCATTCGCAAAGCGAAGAAGTGGCTCCCCTCCTCTTTAGTGAAACATTGCGTGGTATATAGCGAAGGAGAATTTCTGGATGAATCGCTTTCGGCCAACAAAGAAAAGGCAGAAGAAGTCTTTGGCGATATGCTCGAACATCTCACACAAGAAGCATCGCGCAGCTGTGTCCTGATCGAGTTCCGAAACCTCAACAATTCGATGTTCGGTTATCGGGTTTTCCGTGCCAACGATTATTTCCCTGTCAACTGGTTGCGGGTACGCAATTCGCTGCACAGTATGAAAAAGACGGAAGACCGGTTCAGCCCGTCGCGTATCCGGCAGATAAAAAAAGGGCTCAAGAATGGAGCCAAAGTAGAGGAAGCACATACCGTGGAAGAGATACACAATTTCTCACGGATGCTGCATAAGGTTTACTCCTCCCGCATACGCAGATATTTCCCTGCCAACGACTTTTTCCGCCACATGAACAACATGTTAATCAAAGGACAACAGGCAAAAATATTCGTAGTAAAATACAAAGAGAAAATCATTGGCGGTTCCGTTTGTATCTACTCGGGAGACGATGCGTACCTTTGGTTTTCGGGAGGAATGAGAAAGACCTATGCACTTCAATATCCGGGGATACTGGCCGTTTGGAAAGCATTGGAAGACGCGCGCCAGCGGGGATTCCGCCATATGGAATTTATGGATGTAGGACTTCCGTTCCGTAAACACGGTTATCGTGATTTCGTTCTCCGCTTCGGCGGAAAGCAGAGCAGTACCCGCCGTTGGTTTCGTGTCAATTGGAATTGGCTGAACAAACTCTTAGTCAAATTTTATGTCTAA
- the mce gene encoding methylmalonyl-CoA epimerase: protein MKISHIEHLGIAVKSIEEALPYYENVLGLKCYNIETVEDQKVRTAFLKVGETKIELLEPTCPESTIAKFIENKGAGVHHVAFAVEDGVANALEEAEGKEIRLIDKAPRKGAEGLNIAFLHPKSTLGVLTELCEH, encoded by the coding sequence ATGAAGATTTCACACATTGAACATCTGGGCATTGCTGTAAAAAGCATTGAAGAAGCCCTTCCTTACTACGAAAATGTATTAGGTCTGAAGTGTTACAACATTGAAACAGTGGAAGATCAGAAAGTAAGAACCGCTTTTTTAAAAGTAGGCGAAACAAAAATCGAACTGTTGGAGCCGACTTGCCCGGAGAGTACTATTGCCAAATTCATTGAAAACAAAGGTGCAGGCGTTCACCACGTTGCATTTGCTGTAGAAGATGGCGTAGCCAATGCTTTGGAAGAAGCAGAAGGCAAAGAAATCCGCCTTATCGACAAAGCCCCCCGCAAAGGTGCCGAAGGTTTGAATATCGCTTTCCTTCACCCGAAATCAACTTTGGGCGTGCTGACAGAACTCTGCGAACATTAA
- a CDS encoding acyl-CoA carboxylase subunit beta, protein MSNQLEKIKELIERRAVARIGGGEKAIAKQHEKGKYTARERLAMLLDEGSFEEMDMFVEHRCTNFGMEKKHYPGDGVVTGCGTIEGRLVYVFAQDFTVSAGSLSETMSLKICKIMDQAMKMGAPCIGINDSGGARIQEGINALAGYAEIFQRNILASGVIPQISGIFGPCAGGAVYSPALTDFTLMMEGTSYMFLTGPKVVKTVTGEDVSQENLGGASVHSTKSGVTHFTAQTEEEGFELIRKLLSYIPQNNLEEAPYVDCTDPIDRLEDSLNDIIPDSPTKPYDMYEVIGAIVDNGEFLEIQKDYAKNIIIGFARFNGQSVGIVANQPKYLAGVLDSNASRKGARFVRFCDAFNIPIVSLVDVPGFLPGTGQEYNGVILHGAKLLYAYGEATVPKVTITLRKSYGGSHIVMSCKQLRGDMNYAWPTAEIAVMGGAGAVEVLYAREAKDQENPAQFLAEKEAEYTKLFANPYNAAKYGYIDDVIEPRNTRFRVIRALQQLQTKKLSNPAKKHGNIPL, encoded by the coding sequence ATGAGTAATCAACTTGAAAAAATTAAAGAGCTTATTGAACGCCGTGCCGTAGCACGTATCGGAGGCGGTGAAAAAGCAATTGCGAAGCAACACGAAAAAGGGAAATACACAGCACGCGAGCGTCTGGCTATGCTGCTTGACGAGGGTAGCTTCGAAGAAATGGACATGTTCGTTGAGCACAGATGCACGAACTTCGGTATGGAGAAAAAACATTATCCGGGAGACGGTGTAGTGACCGGCTGCGGTACAATCGAAGGACGTCTGGTATATGTGTTCGCACAGGACTTCACTGTTTCTGCCGGTTCACTGTCAGAAACAATGTCATTGAAAATTTGTAAAATCATGGATCAGGCCATGAAGATGGGTGCTCCTTGTATCGGTATCAACGACTCGGGTGGTGCACGTATTCAGGAAGGTATCAACGCTTTGGCCGGTTATGCAGAAATCTTCCAACGCAACATCCTTGCTTCGGGTGTTATTCCGCAGATTTCCGGTATCTTCGGTCCTTGTGCCGGTGGTGCTGTTTATTCTCCGGCTCTGACCGACTTCACGCTGATGATGGAAGGCACTTCCTATATGTTCCTCACCGGACCGAAAGTGGTGAAGACCGTTACAGGTGAAGACGTTAGCCAGGAAAACCTCGGTGGCGCAAGCGTTCACTCCACTAAATCGGGCGTGACCCATTTCACCGCCCAAACAGAAGAAGAAGGTTTCGAACTGATTCGCAAACTGTTGAGCTATATTCCTCAAAACAACCTTGAAGAAGCTCCTTATGTAGATTGCACAGACCCAATCGACCGTCTGGAAGATTCTTTGAACGATATTATCCCCGACAGCCCTACTAAACCGTATGATATGTACGAAGTCATCGGCGCTATTGTGGACAACGGTGAATTCCTTGAAATCCAGAAAGATTATGCAAAGAATATCATCATCGGTTTCGCCCGCTTCAACGGACAATCGGTAGGTATCGTTGCTAATCAGCCTAAATATCTGGCTGGTGTGCTCGACAGCAACGCATCTCGTAAGGGTGCACGTTTCGTTCGTTTCTGCGATGCATTCAATATTCCTATCGTATCGTTGGTAGACGTACCGGGCTTCCTTCCGGGAACAGGTCAGGAATACAATGGCGTTATCCTTCATGGTGCCAAACTGTTGTATGCTTACGGTGAAGCTACTGTGCCTAAGGTTACTATCACATTGCGTAAGTCTTACGGTGGTTCTCACATCGTAATGAGCTGTAAGCAACTTCGCGGTGACATGAACTACGCATGGCCTACTGCCGAAATCGCAGTAATGGGTGGTGCAGGAGCAGTAGAAGTATTGTACGCACGTGAAGCCAAAGATCAGGAAAACCCTGCTCAATTCCTTGCAGAGAAAGAAGCAGAATACACGAAACTGTTTGCCAATCCTTACAATGCAGCTAAATATGGCTACATCGACGATGTGATTGAACCACGCAACACACGTTTCCGTGTAATCCGTGCTTTACAGCAATTGCAGACTAAGAAATTGAGCAATCCAGCTAAGAAGCATGGTAATATTCCGTTGTAA
- a CDS encoding OadG family transporter subunit — MNKTKIGIILSLLLLIGLTSCGEQKSNNKLVLNEILIDNQSNFQDDYGLHSAWIEIFNKSFGSADLAACLLKVSSQPGDTVTYFIPKGDILTLVKPRQHALFWADGEPNRGTFHTSFKLNPETANWVGLFDSGKKLLDQIVVPAGALGPNQSYARVSDGAAEWEVKSGSGDKYVTPSTNNKTLDSNSKMEKFEEHDADGVGMSISAMSVVFCGLILLFIAFKIVGKVAVNLSKRNAMKSKGIDKHEAKELSQAPGEVYAAISMALHEMQDEVHDVEETVLTITRVKRSYSPWSSKIYTLRETPPRK, encoded by the coding sequence ATGAACAAAACCAAAATCGGAATAATCCTTTCTTTGCTGTTGCTGATTGGTCTGACTTCTTGTGGAGAGCAAAAGTCGAACAATAAGCTGGTGCTAAACGAAATCCTGATAGACAATCAGAGTAATTTTCAGGACGATTACGGATTGCACAGCGCATGGATTGAAATATTCAATAAATCATTCGGTAGCGCCGACCTGGCAGCTTGCTTGCTGAAAGTAAGCAGCCAACCGGGCGATACAGTTACTTATTTTATCCCGAAAGGTGATATACTAACATTAGTGAAACCGCGCCAACATGCACTATTCTGGGCAGATGGCGAACCTAACCGCGGTACTTTCCACACCAGCTTCAAGCTGAATCCGGAAACAGCCAACTGGGTGGGTCTGTTCGACTCCGGCAAGAAGTTGCTCGACCAGATTGTAGTGCCCGCAGGCGCTCTCGGTCCCAACCAATCATACGCTCGTGTAAGCGACGGGGCAGCTGAATGGGAAGTAAAAAGTGGAAGCGGTGACAAATACGTGACTCCGAGCACCAACAACAAGACTCTTGACAGCAATTCCAAGATGGAAAAGTTTGAAGAACACGATGCTGATGGCGTTGGAATGTCCATTTCTGCCATGAGCGTAGTATTCTGCGGATTGATTCTTCTCTTTATTGCTTTCAAGATTGTAGGAAAAGTAGCCGTTAATTTGAGCAAGCGCAACGCTATGAAATCTAAAGGCATCGACAAACATGAAGCTAAGGAACTGTCACAGGCTCCGGGCGAAGTATACGCCGCTATTTCTATGGCATTGCACGAAATGCAAGATGAAGTGCACGACGTAGAAGAAACGGTGCTGACCATCACTCGCGTAAAACGCAGCTACTCACCATGGAGTTCGAAGATTTACACTTTGCGTGAAACTCCTCCCAGAAAGTAA
- a CDS encoding acetyl-CoA carboxylase biotin carboxyl carrier protein: protein MKEYKYKINGNSYKVTIGDIEDNIAHVEVNGTHYKVEMEKQPKPVAKPVTVRPMPNAPTAPTQVVKPTAPSTGKSGVKSPLPGVILDIKVNVGDTVKKGQTIIILEAMKMENNINADKDGKITAINVNKGDSVLEGNDLVIIE, encoded by the coding sequence ATGAAAGAATATAAATATAAAATCAACGGTAACTCATATAAAGTAACCATCGGAGATATTGAAGACAACATCGCTCATGTAGAAGTGAACGGTACACACTATAAAGTAGAAATGGAGAAACAGCCGAAGCCTGTTGCAAAACCTGTGACAGTACGCCCGATGCCTAATGCTCCTACTGCTCCTACTCAAGTAGTGAAACCGACCGCTCCATCTACCGGAAAATCAGGAGTAAAATCTCCGCTGCCGGGTGTGATCCTCGACATCAAAGTGAATGTAGGCGATACTGTAAAGAAAGGACAGACCATTATCATATTGGAAGCCATGAAGATGGAAAACAATATCAATGCGGATAAAGACGGTAAGATTACTGCCATCAACGTCAACAAGGGAGACTCTGTTCTTGAAGGTAATGACCTCGTAATTATTGAATAA
- a CDS encoding sodium ion-translocating decarboxylase subunit beta, which translates to MGDFINFLGNNLADFWTYTGFANATVGHVVMILVGLVFIYLAIAKEFEPMLLIPIGFGILIGNIPFNMDAGLKVGIYEEGSVLNILYQGVTSGWYPPLIFLGIGAMTDFSALISNPKLMLIGAAAQFGIFGAYMIALEMGFDPMQAGAIGIIGGADGPTAIFLSSKLAPNLMGAIAVSAYSYMALVPVIQPPIMRLLTTKNERIIRMKPPRAVSHTEKVIFPIIGLLLTCFLVPSGLPLLGMLFFGNLLKESGVTRRLANTASGPLIDTITILLGLTVGASTQASEFLTLDSIKIFALGALSFVIATASGVIFVKIFNIFLKKGNKINPLIGNAGVSAVPDSARISQVIGLEYDSTNYLLMHAMGPNVAGVIGSAVAAGILLGFLM; encoded by the coding sequence ATGGGAGATTTTATAAACTTTTTAGGAAATAACCTCGCCGACTTCTGGACATACACAGGCTTTGCCAATGCTACGGTAGGGCATGTAGTCATGATTCTCGTTGGCTTGGTATTCATCTATTTGGCAATAGCCAAAGAGTTCGAACCAATGCTGCTGATTCCTATCGGTTTCGGTATATTGATTGGTAATATACCTTTTAATATGGATGCCGGACTGAAGGTCGGTATTTATGAAGAAGGTTCTGTATTGAATATATTGTATCAGGGAGTGACCTCCGGCTGGTATCCGCCGCTCATCTTTTTGGGCATCGGCGCCATGACGGACTTCTCGGCACTTATCTCTAATCCGAAATTGATGTTGATCGGTGCAGCTGCACAGTTCGGTATCTTCGGTGCATATATGATCGCGCTGGAAATGGGTTTCGACCCGATGCAAGCCGGTGCTATCGGTATCATTGGTGGAGCGGACGGCCCGACAGCTATCTTCCTTTCTTCCAAGCTAGCACCTAACCTAATGGGAGCCATTGCAGTGTCCGCCTACTCCTATATGGCGTTGGTTCCGGTGATACAACCGCCTATCATGCGTCTGCTCACCACCAAGAACGAACGTATCATCCGCATGAAACCGCCGCGTGCCGTTTCTCACACGGAGAAAGTGATCTTCCCGATCATCGGTTTGTTGCTGACTTGCTTCCTGGTTCCTTCCGGTCTACCTTTGCTGGGTATGCTGTTCTTCGGCAACCTATTGAAAGAAAGTGGTGTAACCCGTCGTTTGGCTAATACTGCCAGTGGTCCGTTGATTGATACTATTACTATTCTGTTGGGACTGACAGTAGGTGCTTCTACACAAGCTTCCGAATTCCTGACGCTCGATTCCATCAAAATCTTTGCTCTCGGTGCATTGTCATTTGTTATTGCAACTGCCTCCGGTGTCATCTTCGTTAAGATCTTCAATATCTTCTTGAAGAAGGGTAATAAGATTAATCCGTTAATCGGTAACGCAGGGGTTTCTGCTGTTCCTGACTCTGCACGTATCTCGCAAGTGATTGGTTTGGAATATGATTCGACCAACTACCTGTTGATGCACGCTATGGGTCCGAACGTTGCCGGAGTGATCGGTTCAGCTGTTGCTGCCGGTATCCTGCTCGGATTCTTGATGTAA
- a CDS encoding class II fructose-bisphosphate aldolase → MVNYKDLGLVNTREMFAKAIKGGYAIPAFNFNNMEQMQAIIKAAVETKSPVILQVSKGARQYANATLLRYMAQGAVEYAKELGCAHPEIVLHLDHGDTFETCKSCIDSGFSSVMIDGSHLPYEENVALTKKVVEYAHQFDVTVEGELGVLAGVEDEVSADHHTYTDPEEVIDFATRTGCDSLAISIGTSHGAYKFTPEQCHIDPVTGVMVPPPLAFEVLDAVMEKLPGFPIVLHGSSSVPQEEVATINQYGGALKAAIGIPEEWLRKAAKSAVCKINIDSDSRLAMTAAIRKTFAEKPAEFDPRKYLGPARDNMEKLYKHKIINVLGSDNKLAQ, encoded by the coding sequence ATGGTAAATTACAAAGATTTAGGATTGGTAAACACAAGAGAAATGTTTGCTAAGGCTATCAAAGGTGGATATGCTATCCCAGCATTCAACTTCAACAATATGGAACAAATGCAGGCTATCATCAAGGCTGCTGTTGAAACTAAATCTCCTGTGATTCTTCAGGTTTCTAAAGGTGCTCGTCAGTATGCTAACGCTACTTTGTTGCGTTACATGGCACAGGGTGCTGTAGAATATGCTAAAGAATTAGGCTGTGCACATCCGGAAATCGTTCTTCACCTTGACCACGGAGATACATTCGAAACTTGCAAATCTTGTATCGATTCAGGTTTCTCTTCAGTAATGATCGACGGTTCTCACCTTCCTTACGAAGAAAACGTAGCATTGACTAAGAAAGTTGTTGAATACGCTCACCAGTTTGACGTAACTGTAGAAGGTGAACTTGGCGTATTGGCTGGTGTAGAAGATGAAGTTTCTGCTGACCACCACACATATACTGACCCTGAAGAAGTAATCGATTTCGCTACTCGCACTGGTTGCGACTCTTTGGCAATCTCAATCGGTACTTCTCACGGTGCTTATAAATTTACTCCGGAACAATGCCACATCGACCCGGTTACAGGCGTAATGGTTCCTCCTCCATTGGCATTCGAAGTATTGGACGCTGTAATGGAAAAACTTCCGGGATTCCCTATCGTTCTTCACGGTTCATCTTCTGTTCCACAGGAAGAAGTGGCAACTATCAACCAATACGGTGGTGCACTGAAAGCTGCTATCGGTATTCCGGAAGAATGGTTGCGTAAGGCTGCTAAGTCTGCTGTTTGCAAAATCAATATCGACTCTGACTCACGTCTGGCTATGACTGCAGCTATCCGTAAGACTTTCGCTGAAAAACCAGCTGAATTCGACCCACGTAAGTATCTTGGTCCGGCTCGTGACAACATGGAAAAACTGTACAAGCACAAAATTATCAACGTGCTCGGTTCTGACAACAAATTGGCACAGTAA
- a CDS encoding type B 50S ribosomal protein L31 yields the protein MKKGLHPESYRPVVFKDMSNGDMFLSKSTVATKETIEFEGETYPLLKIEISNTSHPFYTGKSTLVDTAGRVDKFMSRYGDRKKK from the coding sequence ATGAAAAAAGGCCTTCATCCAGAATCATACCGTCCGGTAGTATTTAAAGATATGTCAAATGGTGACATGTTTTTGTCTAAGTCAACTGTAGCAACTAAAGAAACCATCGAATTCGAAGGTGAAACTTATCCGTTGCTGAAGATTGAAATCTCAAACACTTCTCACCCGTTCTATACAGGTAAATCTACATTGGTAGATACTGCAGGTCGTGTTGACAAGTTCATGAGCCGTTACGGTGACCGTAAGAAGAAATAA
- a CDS encoding efflux RND transporter periplasmic adaptor subunit — MKKKFGFVLAAAILLAGCGQKKETTTTTARPVKTTIVESRSIIRKDFSGIVEAVEYVKLAFRVNGQIIQLPVIEGQKVKKGQLIAAIDPRDIALQYAATKSAYETASAQVERNKRLLSRQAISVQEYEISLANFQKAKSEYELSANNMRDTKLTAPFDGSIEKRLVENYQRVNSGEGIVQLVNTHNLRIKFTIPDAYLYLLRAKDPRFLVEFDTFKGHVFQAKLEEYLDISTDGTGIPVSITIDDPSFDRDLYAVKPGFTCGIRFTADIGPLVQDSWTIVPLSAVFGESEGNKMYVWVVEDNKVHKREVTVNAPTGEAQALISEGLKPGEKIVIAGVHQLVEGESITTVDR; from the coding sequence ATGAAAAAGAAATTTGGATTCGTCCTGGCGGCTGCAATCTTGCTGGCCGGCTGCGGACAGAAAAAAGAAACGACAACGACAACTGCCCGTCCCGTAAAGACTACGATTGTCGAGTCAAGATCGATTATCAGAAAAGATTTCTCGGGAATCGTGGAAGCGGTGGAATATGTGAAGCTGGCTTTCCGGGTCAACGGACAAATCATCCAGCTTCCTGTCATCGAAGGACAGAAAGTGAAAAAAGGACAACTCATCGCAGCTATCGACCCCAGAGATATCGCATTGCAATATGCCGCTACGAAATCGGCATACGAAACGGCTTCGGCACAAGTGGAACGTAACAAACGGCTCCTCTCCCGGCAAGCGATCTCCGTACAGGAATATGAAATCAGCCTCGCCAACTTCCAGAAGGCGAAGTCTGAATACGAACTGTCTGCCAACAATATGCGCGACACCAAGCTGACAGCTCCTTTCGACGGTTCTATCGAAAAACGGCTGGTGGAAAACTATCAGCGTGTCAATTCCGGTGAGGGTATCGTTCAGCTTGTCAATACGCACAATCTGCGTATCAAATTCACCATTCCGGATGCGTATCTTTATTTATTGCGCGCCAAAGACCCGCGTTTCCTTGTAGAGTTCGACACATTTAAAGGACACGTGTTTCAAGCGAAGCTGGAGGAATATCTTGATATTTCTACGGATGGCACAGGGATTCCGGTCAGCATCACGATTGACGATCCGTCATTCGACCGCGATCTGTATGCTGTGAAACCCGGTTTCACGTGTGGCATTCGTTTCACGGCAGATATAGGTCCGTTGGTGCAGGATAGCTGGACGATTGTACCGCTGAGTGCCGTATTCGGCGAAAGCGAAGGGAATAAAATGTATGTCTGGGTGGTAGAAGACAACAAAGTCCACAAACGGGAAGTGACCGTCAACGCCCCGACAGGAGAAGCACAGGCGCTCATCTCGGAAGGTTTGAAACCCGGTGAAAAAATCGTCATAGCAGGCGTACACCAACTAGTAGAAGGAGAATCTATTACAACTGTTGACAGGTGA